The genomic region GATTCGGGTTCAAGTTTTTATTACCGATCCGGGTTCGGGACGTGACCACACTTTATGTATCCTCTGTCACTTTATGgtttttacaaaatatttataatattgGTACCAAAATTGACGTTAAAAGATAGCAGAAAATTCATATAGAGTCTCTTTAGTATTTGTCTTTTAACATGATAAATTTGTTTAAGCAATCTGGTTAAGTGTGTGTTGAAAATAATTAACTTGTGTCAAGTGTGTGTTGAAAACAATTATCGTTGTCAAGTGTGTGTTGAAATAAGTGTTAGTTCGATTCTAATTACGAATTTGTTAGATAGGTGACAAATAAATCCGCGGATAGGGACTAGCATTATCCCATTAAAATTctctaattattataatattagataaataaataaataaaaaggaaacgGGGGCGGGGGCGGGGCCGGAAGGTGGGTTGGTATCTCAGCTTTCCCGGAGTACTGTCATCGGCCTCTCCTGTATCACTAAGACCAGGAAGCACATCCTCCGCTTCTCTCAATCTTGAGCTACCCACCATTTCCAATCCCGGGTCGGAATCCCGAGCTCTTTGCTCAAATGTAATTTTCGTTAATCTTCGGTTTTTAGTTTCTCTGTCACTTGCTGATTTCTTCGATGAGTTTCTCTAATTGTTTAGTAAACTATATAGTTTGAACTAATGATGGATTGGATTAGATTGGACTGAATTTAGCTTCTTCTGCGAGACTATTTGAgcgattttttaatttatttttaattttatagaaaTTGGATCAGCTCAATGAGTTGTATTAGTTCTCGTTTGGCAGTTCTGACTATACCTACTATTTCAGTCGGATGATAAATAATTATCGGTTGGTACTGACCAAATTAGTCGGGAATGTGAGATGCTCTGTCTGATTAATATGTGTTTCGGATAATACGTCGGactataataatttttctaaatgattttcacagaaaACCAAGAAGAATTTAAAGTTccgttctttttcttgtttgcaGTGAGTAGGGTTCATCAGCTGATACTTTCTGCATTCAAAGTTGCtttctttatttgtatttttgatgaaattatgatGTTGAATTTACAATTTTCCGATTCTGACTTTAGATATGCGCCAAGAACATGATGCGCATAGATATGGTGGTTGCACTTTCATATATAGAAATCCGCCGATAACTAGGTTGCTCAAACatgaatgtggttgcttgggcTGCATTTTAGTACAGTTTGATATGCACCAATGTGTAAGTTTCCTTCTTCCTGATTTTGGATTGGAACCAAGAAGGGTGAATAAAATCGAATGGAAGGATCGCGATCGCGAACCCCTTTACTTCCTTCTGATCTTCCAGAATCCACCTCCTTTAATAATACTGGAAGCGCTCGTGGGCTGTCTGGTATTCAGGGACTGAAGAAGAGAGGTCACGGAAGTCGTTCTTGGATAAAGATTGATCTGCTTGGGAATATAAGCATTTTGGAGCTTGACAAGGCTACTATAATGAGACGTTGTTCGTTGCCTGGCAGAGATCTCCGACTTTTGGATCCTTTGTTCATTTACCCTTCTACAATATTAGGAAGGGAGAAAGCTATTGTTGTTAGTTTTGAACAGATCAGGTGTATAATCACTGCTGACGAGGTTATCCTGATGAATTCCCTGGTTGAAAGTGTTGTTCAGTACAAGTCTGAATTGTGCAAACGCCTAGAGTCAAACAAAGATCAATCTGGTACGGAAACTACTTCTACATAATAACTCATATTTTTTACTGCCTTGGGGTTTTACTCGTAGTTTTCTGATGTATGTGAGTAAAAAATCAACGTTGAATGCATTTCTAACGAGTCTAATTTGATTCAGATAACTTGCCTTTCGAGTTTAGAGCATTGGAGCTGGCTTTGGAACTAACCTGCATGTCTCTAGATGCTCAGGTATCAATCTATTTGCAGCACAACCCTATCAACCAATTTTGGTACATGTTTCATTTATGTTTTAGATAACCCCAGGAAGTTCTTTGTTCACTATGTTCTGGCGGTATAGCTATCCCCAGATTGGTAGAGTCCCTAGTCATGTATTTGTCATCGGTCAGAACTCTATACATAATTTTATTGTGAATTCATATATCATATGAAgtaaaaattgacaaaaaccaGGAAATGAAGCAGGAATCATCATCAGCGCAAATCCATTATGTTAATGAAGTTGTTCATCAATGTGATAGGCACAGGAACTGCAAAAGGAGATATACCCTTTGCTGGATGAACTAGCATCATCAATAAACACTGTTAATCTGGAGCGTGTGCGTAGACTCAAAGGTCACCTCCTTGCATTGACTCAACGAGTTCAGAAGGTAAGGTAATTCTATTGGCAACCAAAAATTTGCTCTCGGAACCTCAAAAGAAGTAGTAGCATCTTCATTTTACTCTCATTCATTTGTGTTTTagagagaaaattttcataataTACTTG from Pyrus communis chromosome 4, drPyrComm1.1, whole genome shotgun sequence harbors:
- the LOC137731627 gene encoding magnesium transporter MRS2-5 isoform X1; translated protein: MEGSRSRTPLLPSDLPESTSFNNTGSARGLSGIQGLKKRGHGSRSWIKIDLLGNISILELDKATIMRRCSLPGRDLRLLDPLFIYPSTILGREKAIVVSFEQIRCIITADEVILMNSLVESVVQYKSELCKRLESNKDQSDNLPFEFRALELALELTCMSLDAQAQELQKEIYPLLDELASSINTVNLERVRRLKGHLLALTQRVQKVRDEIENLMDDDGDMAEMYLTEKKLQSEGYPSSDLGFQTNTSCEETIVSKSAPVSPVGSFSGTHKLQRAFTSIVSSSRQGSLLSSSNCGENIDKLEMLLEAYFVVIDHTLSKLLSLKEYIDDTEDLINIKLSNVQNHLIQYQLLLTAATFLATIFAAVTAVFGMNFAATVFDHPPTFNWVLVISGVACGFTYFAFLMYFRYKRIFPL